The Chryseolinea soli nucleotide sequence TTTTGAACAGACCGGGCTCACCACCGGCAAGCTCGTGGCGTTTATCATGTACATCCAGATGTTCTTCCGCCCCATCCGGATGATTGCCGACCGCTACAACACGCTGCAAATGGGGATCGTGAGTTCGTCGCGCATCATGAACCTGTTGGATGCCACCGAGCATGTGCAGGAAAATGGTGAGATCAAACCCACGCAGATCCAGGGCGCCGTGAGATTCGAGCACGTGTGGTTTGCCTATAACGAGGCCAACTACGTTTTAAAAGACATCAACCTCGACATCCAACCCGGCGAAACCGTGGCCATCGTGGGGGCAACCGGGGCTGGAAAATCCTCGATCATCAATTTGCTGAACCGGTTCTACGAGATCAACCGCGGCTCCATCCAGGTGGATGGCATCGACATCAAAGCATATGAGCTGGGATCGCTCCGCAAAAACATCGGTGTGGTGTTGCAGGATGTGTTCCTTTTCTCCGATACCATTTTTAATAACATCACCCTCGATCATCCCGAAGTGACGGAGGATATGGTTTGGCACGCCGCCGACCTGGTGGGCGCCCGCAAATTCATCGACCGCTTGCCCGGAAAACTGGGATATAACGTCATGGAACGCGGCTCTACGCTCAGTGTGGGGCAGCGGCAGTTGATTTCGTTTATCCGCGCCATGGTCTATGATCCACGGATCCTGATCCTGGACGAAGCCACCTCATCCGTCGACAGCGAAACGGAGGAAATGATCCAGCAGGCCATCGGTAAAATGATGAAAGACCGCACCTCCATTGTCATTGCCCACCGCCTTTCCACGATCCAGAAGGCCGACAAAATTATTGTGCTCGACCATGGCGAAATCAAGGAAATCGGGCGTCACGAGGACCTGCTTTTACAGGAGGGTTATTATGCCCAGCTCCACAGGATGCAGTATAAGGAGTTTGTTTGAAGCTGGCATCGGCGCAATTAACGTTTGAAGGCCGGCACTGAAGGACAAAACGTTTATATTTGTCCTGAATGCATTTTCAGAAAACGTTTTTCATTCTGTCATTTTGCCTTTGCGCGATCGCTACCTATGCGCAAAAGGCCCGTATCTACAATGGCGGCAAAAGCATGTACACCCGCGAGCGCTATGGCGCCGCAAACAAAGTGAAAGGTGCGAAGGCCAAAACGATCTGCCCCATCTTCATCACCAGCAAATATCCCTACCAGGGCATCGGCATCAAGCTTGGCGACCCTTTCGCCATCACCTATAAATATTACTTCAATAAAAGGGTTGCCGTGGCCGTCGACCTTGGGAAGGCCTCCAGCGGGCTCTACAACCGCTATTTCCGTGAGAAGTTCGACCAGTACGCTGTGCGCGACACTTTTTCCAACAAAGAGGCCACCATTGAGTACTACACCCACAAAGTGCTCGCCGATCTTATCGGCGAAGTAAAATTCCTCTACCATTTCGATGCCTCCCGGGTGTCGCAGGGCTTGCAGTTCTATGTTGGCGCCGGCTGGGAGTGGAAAAACACCAAACTGCAATACGACTACACCTACAAAGCCGATGTTTTCTCACCCGATAAATTCGGACGTTTCACGGAGACGCGATTTACGATGGGGCCTCAGGCAGTGGTCGGCATTGAGTATGCTTATTTCAAGATCCCCATTTCAGCGTTCATGGAGCTGGAATATTTTGCCGACGTGCTGGCGGACCCTGGGTGGAGAAGGGCTGAGGGGGGTGTTGGGTTGAGGTATGTTTTTTAGCGGGTAGCCCTTTTGGTTCTGTGATTTTTAGAATCCTCTATACGACAGTCATTTTGTAGTCGTTTGATTTACATTCCCGGTTCTTTACGTTCTGAATTGCCATGAACGATTCACGTGCACTTTTTTTGATGTTTGTCTTACTGTTATTCTGCGACGTACTCCAGGCACAATACCCGTTCGAAAAATTTCCCGCTATTCAGTACAAGGAGTTTGACAATTGGAAAGAATACGATCGGCTAGAGAAAGAACAAAAAATACATTTCACACTAACCATCCCCGATTTTTACGTCAACCACGATACCGTAACGATCCAACTCACGGGTTTTCGGGACAGGATGGACACTGCTCTTATTCGGGTCTTTAGAAATAAAAATCTAATTAAAAAGATAAAAGAGCCCATGTTCTTCATCAGTACGAATGTCAGAGATCAGCCGGTGCGTGTCGCCGATATAAATGGGGATTCACTAGACGATATAAAGTTGGTGATTCCCTACATGGGCAACGGCATCGCTAGCTTGAACGTGCGGGTGATCTATTTTTTTCAAAAAACCGACGGCAGTTTTCACAAAATCTCTTTCTTCGACAAAATGGGCGGGCCCGAGCGAGATTTTAACACCGACAACAATTTCGAGATCGTCACCATGACGTTGGATCATTATGAGAATCACAGCTATTGGACGTTCAATATTTACAATTTTGAAAACGGTACGTTGGTGAATCAAAATCAGAAATATGGATACCCCATTATGATCCAGTTTCTTTACCGCGACAACTATAAGGTAACGAACAAAATTTCTGCGCAAAAAATGAAATCTTTTGAAAAGACATTGCCGGAAGACTTCGACAAAAAATAAAAGCTGTAAATTGCATCTGCTTTAACCCCCACGCTGCGAAAGAGAGCGTCAACCGCCCATGAAACCGATAGCCATTACTGTTGCACTTCTCTGTTGCTTCATCACACCTACGTATGCGCAACACGGCGACGATGTTGACAGTCTGGAATATTTTAGTGACCAGGAAGATTTGGAAAAGGCCACCGTCTATTTGGACAACCTTATAAAAATGGATCCAACCTCGGCTGCCCTCCGGATGCGGAGAGCCGAATGGCTGGTCAAAATGCGCCAGTTTGACGAAGCAAAAAAAGAATTCACCAAAGTCATTGAGATCGATCCGGCAATATGGCAAGCTCACGGACAAAGAGGATCGATCTATCTGAATTCCAAACAATACGATTCTGCTATACTTGATTTCACCCAGATCATGGGCACGAGCCGGGAAGTGGATTCGTTGACGTATTCATTCAGGGCATATGCCTACCTGGAATCGAAAAATTATAAGGCGGCGTCGCGTGACTATGATTCTATCATCCGGCTGAGACCCAAAGATCCTAACCTCTTAAACAACCGGTCTTATGCCCGCGAGCAACTGGGTGATCTTAAGGGTGCGTTGCAAGACGTGAATGACGCGATCGATGCCGACAAAACATATGTCAGGGCGTATGGACCTCGAGCCCTTCTTTATTTACGGATGGGTGATCGGGATGAAGCCCTTGCCAGTATAGAAGTGTATCTAAAAGCTTATCCCCGCGATGAAATGGCAAATTGTCTGGCAGGGGAGCTTTTGTCTCATAAAAGGGATTATGAAAATGCAATTCCTCACCTCACGGTATGCGTGCAAAAAGAGGCTCGCAAAGACGCCTATCTGTTAAGAGCGATGGCCTATTACAACACAGGCGACTGCTCGGCGGCGATAACGGATTTTTTAAAAATCTTAACATTCAAACTCAGCGCGCCAGAAGAGGCCGAAGCATTGTATCACATCGGTGTCTGCAAGAACCGGCAAAAACCGAAATCGGGATGCGATTATATCAGGAGGGCATTTCAAAAAGGCACATATGATGAAAAGCAAAAGCATGCCTTATTGACGGAATGTCAATGACCTCCTCTCTATTGGTCATAATCCTTTGCCTCGGCCTCGTCGAGCTGTCCTTGTTTTTCGAAGAGGTCTTTGTACATACCCTCGGCCGCGATGAGCGCATCGTGCGTGCCTTCTTCGACAATATGACCATCGACAAGCACCACAATGCGGTTTGCTAACTTGGCAGACGACACGCGATGAGAGATGATGATGGTCGTACGTCCTTGCATGATCCGCTTCAGGCTATTCAAGATGGTGTTCTCCGTTTTCGTATCCACTGCCGACAGCGCATCATCCAACATCAATATCTTCGGCTCACGCACAATGGCCCGCGCAATCGACACGCGTTGCTTCTGTCCACCGGATAAGGTAATGCCCCGCTCGCCCACGCGTGTACTGAATCCGTTGGGAAAGCCCATAATGTTTTCATACACATCCGCATCTTTCGCGGCCTGGATCACCTTCTCCTCTTCGGGGTCCTTCAAGCCGAAGCCGATGTTGTTATAAATGGTGTCGCTAAAAAGAAATACATCTTGCGGCACATAACCGATCTGGGTTCGCAGCGCGTGCAGGTCGTAGTCGGCGATGGGGACACCGTCGATCAGGATCTCGCCATCGCGCGCGTCATACAAACGCGAGACCAGCGCCGACACCGTGCTTTTGCCCGAGCCGGTAGTGCCGATGATGGCCAGCGACTCGCCGGGCTGGATGGAGAACGAAATATTTTTTAACGCTTTGATTCCCGTGTCGGGATAGGTAAAGGATACATTTTTGAACTCCAGCTTTCCCTGGATCTCGCGATCGAGTTTTTTTTCCGAGACGATGTTGGTCTGGATCTTCAAAAACTCATTGATGCGTTTCTGCGAAGCTTCGGCGCGTTGCACAAGGCTGCTGGTCCATCCCAATGAAGTGACGGGCCATGTTAACAAGTTCACATAGATGATGAACTCGGCGATGTTGCCAAAGGTGAGGTTTCCTTGGATCACCTGCACACTTCCGGCATACACGGTGAGGATCGTGCTGATGCCGATCAGCCCCATGATGAGCGGGAAAAAGAGTGACTGCACTTTGGTGAGCTTCAGCGATTGCCGGCGATAGATATCGGTTTCCGATTCGAACTTGGAGAGCGACTGCTGTTCCCGGTTAAAGGATTTCAATACACGAATACCGCTGAAGGCTTCTTGAACAAACGTGGAGAGACGCGATTGACTTTTCTGGATCTGCTCCGACCTTCTTTCCATTTTATTGTTTACCAAAAAAATGCTGAGCGAAAGAAAAGGCAGCGGGCTGAGTGCATACAATGTTAGCTCGGGGCTTTTGCTGAACATGAAAGGGATCAGCATCATGAACAGCGTGATGAGCTGAAGACCGTACATAATGGCAGGCCCCAGATACATCCGCACGCGCCCAACATCTTCGGCAATGCGGTTCATAAGGTCGCCGGTGTTGTTCCTTCTGTAAAAGCTGAGGGGGAGGGTTTGATAATGCTCGAAGATCTCATTCTTCAGATCATATTCCACGTAGCGCGACATCACGATCAGCGTTTGCCGCACAAAGTAGAGGAAGATGCCGCGCAGGAAGGCCATCAATAAAATAAGTCCTGCATAGACTAAGATGCCGAAGGCAAAAACTTTGAAATAATCCTGCTGTTGCGGTGTGCCTTTGAAGGCTTGGAAGATGCGGATATTATCGGCCACCAGGTCGATGGAGTGTCGCACGATGATGGCGGGAACGATCTGAAAAATGTTGGAGATGATGACCCACAGCGTTCCGAAGAGGAGCAGCCATTTATATTTTAACAGGTATTTATTGAGGTACTTTAATTCTTTCATTCAAAAAAATTTGGCGGGCCTTCCGTTAAACGAAATATACTTCCAATAGTTCTTGCAAACGTTTGAAACGACGTAATTTTGCGTATTCCTTAACAAAAAGGGACCTTGGAAAACCGGGGTTTAAAACTACAACAATCAAACGTAAAACAAATCCGATGGAGATTAAAGAACTTGAAAAAGTGCAACACGCGGGCATCTTCGGCACGCTGTCACAACTGGGTCATGAACAAGTCGTGTTTTGTCAGGATTCGGCCACGGGCCTCAAAGCGATCATTGCCATTCACAACACAGTGCTGGGTCCCGCCCTCGGCGGCACGCGCATGTGGAACTACACTTCAGAGCAAGAAGCCCTCACGGACGTTTTGCGTCTCTCGCGCGGCATGACCTTCAAAGCCGCCATCAGCGGTCTGAACCTGGGCGGTGGCAAGGCTGTCATCATCGGCGACGCCAACACCATGAAAACGGAAGCCTTCCTGCGCCGTTTCGGAAAATTTGTGAACAGCCTCAATGGCAAATACATCACTGCCGAAGACGTGAACATGAAAACGACCGACATGGAGTTTGTCGCCATGGAAACCAAACACGTCACCGGCCTCCCCGAATCCATGGGGGGTGGCGGAGATCCTTCGCCGGTAACGGCCTATGGCGTTTACCTGGGCATGAAAGCCACCGCTAAAAAAGTATACGGCAACGACAGCCTCAGCGGCAAGAAGATTGCAGTTCAGGGCATTGGCCAAGTGGGCATGCACCTCGTGGAACATCTCGTAAAAGAAAACGCCACGGTCTACATCACCGACATCCACGAAGCCAAAGTAGCCGACATCGTCCGCAAACACGGCGTGACGGCCGTAGGTCAGGATGCCATCTATGACCTCGACATGGACATCTACGCCCCCTGCGCCCTGGGTGCCACGGTAAACGACGACACGATCGTCCGCCTCAAGTGCAGCATCATCGCCGGCGCCGCCAACAACCAGCTCAAAGACGAAGTAAAACACGGCTACATGCTGGTTGACCGCTCCATCGCCTACGCTCCCGACTTCCTCATCAATGCCGGAGGACTGATCAATGTCTATAACGAATACCTCGGGCACTATAACCGCCAGCGGGTTATGGAGCAAACGGAGAAGATCTATGATACGTGCTTGAATATTTTAAACCTGGCCACCCGCGAGAAGCTGTCGAGCCAGGAAGCGGCCATAAAGCTGTGTGAGAAGCGGATAGCGGAGATGGCGCTTGTGAAAGTATCGAGATAGCTTTTCAGGAGCCAGAATCCAGAAGCCAGGAGCCAGGAGCTAGTGCTTCGGCGGCAGTAGCCAGTAGTCAGTAGCCAGTAGGGTGCGGGAGTGAGGTGTGAGGGTCGAGTGTTGGTGGTTTGAGTTTGTAAACGTTTCCGCTGACTTACCATGACACCCACCAATCATTCCAACGCACTTGACGCTGGCTCCTGAATACTGGATTCTGAAGACCAACCCCTAAGTACTGACCCCCGGGATCCTGACTACAGACTCCCAAGTACTGGTGGCCCTGGCTACTGGCTACTGACTGCCGCCTGCCAAGCACTGGCTTCTGGCTCCTGGCTCCTGATAACATCCTCCCAAGCTCAAGAAATCCCCATCCCGTTAGTGAAAGCTGGCGGGATGTTTTATTTTTGTGCCCCCGTTACCTTTTGTATAATAGTGATGGGTTAATCGTCTGGGTTTGGATTTTTTTGGGCCCGGATTTTACTTTAAACGCTGTTCTTTACCATGCTTAACAGAAGAAGCCTTCGAATAAAAGTGATGCAGAGCCTGTTTGCACTGCAACAATGCAAAGAAGCCAATTATGAATTGTGCCTCGAAAAAATAAACGAAGCCTTTTTGCCCGACCTCAATTCCATGGAGGTGCAGGACAAGCCGCTGCTGAACGCCCAAAAGAAAAAGGCGGCAAAACTGTTTGAATCCACGTTTGCCAAGCATGAGACCTCGGTGGACCATGAAGATGCCAAGATCAAGAAAGTGGTGAACGAATGCTTCGTTTTCTACAGCAAACAAACCAAAAAAGACACCGATTTTTTCCGCAAGAACCTGGTGAGCGAAGTAGAGAAGATCTACGACCGCTACATCGAGGTGCTCAAGCTGGTGCCGGCCTTTGCCGAACTGGCTGCCGCCGATAAAAAAGTGAGCCACAAAAATTTTGTGAACAACGCCTGGATAAAGGGCCTGGTGGAAAGTGAAGCGCTGAACAAAGACGCCCTGAAATTGGGCCGTCACTGGCAGGACAAGCCGGAGCGCGTGAAGGTGTGGTTCCGCGATGTGATCCGCCAGGAAAATGAATACCTGAACTATCTCGACAAGAAAAGTCCCACGCTGGAAGACCAGAAAAAATTCATCAACCACCTCTACAAAAAAGTGATCCTGGGAAAGACCGTCATCAACGACTTTTTTGAGGAAGAGGTGTTGCGTTGGGCAGAGGACAAGGACATTGTGAAAGGCATGGTGGAGAAGACCATCAAGTCGTTCGATCCCGAGGCAAAGACGCCGCTGACCTTGCACACGTTGTCGATCAACTGGGACGACGACAAGGCATTTATTGAAAACCTGTACGACACCACCGCGTCGCTGGATGTGAAATACAAAGAGCTTATTGCCAACAACACGCGCAACTGGGAGGTGGACCGTTTGCCGCTGACCGACCGGGTGATCCTGGAGATGGCCATTGCCGAGTTGCTGATTTTCCCCAACATTCCGGTAAAAGTTTCTATGAACGAATACATCGAGCTGGCCAAGAACTACAGCACCCCCAACAGCCGCCAGTTCATCAACGGCATTCTCGACGTGATTGCCAAGGAATTGAAAGACGCCGGCACCCTGAAAAAGAGCGGTCGCGGGTTGATCGACAACAAATAAAAACGCCCTTTGCCGGGTTAATCACCGGAACGTCCCGGCAGGGCCGGAAGCGATTTGTTAAAAATTGTTAAAATTTTGAATTTGCGCAGAAACCCTAATTAATTTTAAACTTTTATGAGCAAAAAGAGCGGAAATACATTGATGGCTTTTCTTTTCGGTGCGGCAGCGGGCGCGATTTTGGGCATACTGTACGCTCCCGACAAGGGAACAAATACCCGTGAAAAGTTGTCGTTCCAGTTAGACAAATACCGGAACATGCTCCAGGACCTGATCAACGATTTCGTGTCAGGTAAAGAAACACCGCTCACCAGCGAAGCCAAATCGCAGGGCCAGAAAGTGGTGGACGAAGCGAAGAACAAGGCCGAGCGCCTGTTGGAAGATGTGGACGACTTGTTGGAACAGATCCGCGGCAAAAAAGGTTAACCCCGCTGAACGTTGAATTGAAAAACAGAAGAACCGATAAATTTAAATGAACATGAAACAGTATTTGGTAAAGCCTTTCATTCTGCTGGCCTTTGTGGCCGTGATGACCAGCGCCTGCAAGGACAAGAACGCCGAGAAGCGGATCGCACAACTGGAAAGCCGCCTGGCTGAATTAGAAGGCAAGAAAACCGCCACACCGGGAGCACCCGCCCCCACCACGCCGGCCCCTGAGGCAAAACCCGAAGGCCCGCTGCCCAAGATGGAATTCCAGACCCAAGACCACGACTTCGGCACGATCAACGAAGGCGATGTAGTGGAATATACTTATGCCTTTAAAAACACCGGCGAAGCACCCCTCATCATCCAAGGTGCGCAAGGCTCCTGCGGATGCACGGTGCCCGATTGGACAAAAGAGTCCATCCCGGTTGGTGGAACGGGCTTTGTGAAAGCGAAATTCGACAGCAACGGAAAATCCAATATTCAGAACAAGACCGTGACGGTAACGGCCAACACCTGGCCCAAACAAACGGTGCTGCGCTTCAAGGCGATGGTGACCCCCAAGGCGGGCCCTGCGAAGTAAGCGCATCCGAGATCAACCAACGCATCCCAATCTGCCTGAGCAGGTTGGGATGTTTGTTTTAATTGAGATACCTTTGAAGCCTTAAAAAAAATTTCAGACTTATGTATTCCATCCTATTGCAAGCATCATCCGGATTTCAGGTACAACAATTGATCCCCATTGCCGGTATTATCCTGGTGTTTTATTTCTTCATGATCCGTCCGCAGCAAAAGAAAGCCAAAGACGGAAAGAAGTTCATCGACGAACTGAAGAAGGGCGACTATGTTGTAACTATTGGAGGCGCACACGGTTATATAGCCGAAATGGAAGGCGATACCTTTATCTTGGAAGTGGAGAAAGGCGGACGCATCCGCTTCAATAAGACCGCCATTTCAATGGAGGCTACCAAAGCCGCCAACACAAAAAAATAATACCGGATTGAGGGGTTAAACCAAAACGGGACACGATCCCGGCGGTACGCAGTGACGCAACATGTGGACTGTGAAAAAGTAATTCGACCGATACGCGATGAGTTTTTTCAAATCCATATTCAACATACTTCGATTTAACCGGAAAAACTGGAACGCCATCGTGCTGTGCATTTTTGCCGCGATGGTGTTCTGGTTTTTTAATGCCCTCAACAAGAACTACACCACCAATATTAATTTTCCGTTAGCCTTTGATTACGACCACGAAAACTTTGTCCCCGTGCGCCCGTTGCCCAAGTCGGTGCGCATCAACGTTTCGGGCATCGGTTGGAACCTGTTCCGCCGCAGTGCCGGGTTGAAAGTGCCCGCGCTCGTGATCTCCCTGGAGCGACCTGCCGACGTGAGAAAGATCGTGGGGAGCACTTTGCCGGCGTTGTTCTCCACACAGTTGGAAGAGTTTAAGATCAACTTCGTTATTAGCGACACCCTGCGCATCGCCATCGAACCCAAGGCCTCGCGCTGGATCCATCTGCGCCTCGATTCGCCGAGCATCTTATTTCGCGATGGCTATGCCATCACAAGCCCCGTCTCGGTCGTGCCGGATTCGGTGTTTATCGAAGGGCCGCAAAAGCTCATCAACAGTTTGTCCAGCCAGTTGTATTTGAAGATACCCGATCGCAACATCGACGAGAACTTTCACGACGATGTGGAGGTTACATTCCTGAACAACGAGTTGGTGAAGCGCGACCCCCCGACCGTGGCCGTGAGCTTCTCCGTCGATCGCATGGTGGAGCGCGACGACTCCATTTCACTGAAAGTGATCAATCCGCCCAAGCGCGCATGGGCTTTCATCGAGCGAAAGAAAATTCCCTGCAAGGTGACGATCCCGCAAAGTGCGTTGGCTTCTTATCATCCTGACTCGGTAAAAGCGGTAGTTGATTTAGGGAACCTGGGCCGTGGAGAAAAGAAACTCTTCCCGGTGTTGACGGGTTTACCTCCCTATTCAAAAGTGCTTGCCGTGGACTCCATTTACGTAAAGTTTTAACCTTTTGCATCAACCGCTACAAATTGGCATTACAGGGGGCATCGGCTCAGGCAAGAGCCTGGTAAGCAGAATTTTCCGGGCACTAAACGTACCCACGTATGATGCTGACAGCCACGCGAAAGAACTAATGACCACCGATGGAATACTCGTGCAACAGATCAAGAAAGAATTCGGAGAATTGTCGTTCCATGAGGATGGGAGCCTGAACCGTGGATACTTGAGCCGCACTGTGTTTAATGATGTAGAGAAGTTGGAAAGACTGAACCGTTTGGTGCATCCGCGGGTAGGCCAAAATTACAAACAATGGGTAGCGCGTAACCGGCACTATCCTTATGTCCTGAAAGAGGCCGCCCTGCTCTTTGAAGCAGGGTCTCATCAATCACTAGACAAAGTTATCGTGGTTCACGCTCCGGAAGCCTTGAGAATAAAACGTGTGCTCGCCAGAGACCCGCAGCGCACAGAAGAACAAGTAAAAGCCATCATCCGAAACCAAATGCCGGAGGAAGAAAAAATGAAACAGGCAGACCACATTGTCGTAAACGATGAAACAGCGTTGTTGATTCCGCAGGTTCTGGAGTTGCACCAACAGTTCATCGCCGTCGGCCTGACTCCTTCACGCGCCTGAACCGGAATCCATCCTTCGTGTTAATCTAAATAGCTATCGAACTTATAATATGCGTTCATTTTTGAGAATCAGTGGAGTATTTTTTGCCGTAGTGGTACTGGCGTCGTGCGCAAAAAAGAAAGATTTCGCGACCGGTGGCAAGAAGCCGCAAGGGCCGTTGTCGGTGGATGGATTTGTGGTAAGCGCCCGTTCGATCAGCGAAAAAATTGAAGTGCCCGGCTCGTTATTGCCTTTCGAAGAAACACCTATTCGCGCGGAAGTGGGAGGGCGCATCGTGCAATTGAACATCAAAGAAGGTGGTCTCGTCCAGGGAGGAACGTTGTTGGTGAAATTGTTCGACAAAGACCTGCAAGCCAGCCTCCACAAGCTGGAAGTGCAATTGCAGATCAAGCAAAAGACCGAAGAACGCAGCAACGAGCTGTTGAAGATCAATGGCATCAGCCAACAAGACTATGACCTCAGCGCACTCGATGTAGAAAACCTGAAAGCCGATATTGAGTCCACCCGCATCGCCATTTCCAAGACAGAGATCCGCGCGCCGTATACCGGCAGAGTTGGTTTACGCGGCATCAGTCTCGGTTCCTACATCGCGCCCACCGACATCATCACCACGTTGCGCCAGGTAGACAAACTGAAACTTGAATTTTCTATTCCTGAAAAATATGCCAAGGAGATTGTAGCCGGATACGTAGTCACCTTCATGGTCGACGGCGGCAAGGACTATCACCGAGCCACGGTGATGGCCACCGAAAACAGCGTAGACGCCAACACGCGTACACTCAAAGTGCGGGCCACCGTGAACGAGAACCACCGCGAGCTGGTGCCCGGCGTATTTGCCAAAGTGAATTTGCAATTGGGTAAAGACGACCAGGCATTGCTGGTGCCGACCCAGTCCATCATTCCCACGGCCCGCGACAAGCAAGTTATTTTACTCCGAAAAGACAGCGCCTCCTATACGGTGGTCGAAACCGGTATCCGCGACTCAGCCTTTGTTCAGATCGTGAAAGGGTTGAAAGTAGGCGATACCGTGATCACTACCGGGTTAATGGCCATCCGGCCGAATGCAAAGATTAAAGTCATGCGGGTTTCATCCCAGAAGTGACAGGATCATTTTTTTCTAACGTCTTTAGGTTATGAACATATCAGAAATAAGTTTAAAACGTCCCGTCCTGGCGTTTGTGATGAACATCATCATTGTGCTGTTTGGGATCATCGGTTTTAAATTTTTAGGGATCCGCGACTACCCGGCCATCGACCCACCAAACGTGAACGTGCGCACGAGCTATTCGGGCGCCAACGCCGACATCATTGAGTCGCAGATCACCGAGCCGTTGGAAAAATCCATCAACGGCATCGCGGGCATCAAGAACATCACCTCGTCGTCCAGCCAGGGTACCAGCAACATTAACATTGAGTTCGAGTTGGGTGTGGATTTGGAAACGGCGACAAACGACGTGCGCGATAAAGTTTCACAATCGTCGCGCTCGCTTCCGCAAGATCTCACGACACCTCCCGTCGTATCGAAGGCCGACGCTAACTCCGACGCCATCATCTCCATGACGGTGCAGAGCAAAACACGCAACCCGCTGCAGTTGACCGAGTATGCCAACAACACCCTCGTTGAACGCTTGCAGACAATTCCCGGTGTGAGCAGTGTGCAGGTTTGGGGTGA carries:
- a CDS encoding ABC transporter ATP-binding protein, coding for MKFVTPYRWRFVVVIVLTVVLGVLAPTRPFLIQYTLDNDVANGDYAGMVNMMWILLGLLVFQSIAQYIHTYISGWLGQQVIRDIRAKLYEHIISLRLTFFDKTPIGRLVTRTISDVETLADVFSEGLAAMVGDLLQIVFILGFMFYQDWRLALLSLSTIPLLLISTYVFKEKIKVAFNDVRNAVANLNTFVQEHITGMNVVQIFGSEKIEFEKFKEINEEHKQANLRSVLYYSIYYPVAEIIAAAGIGLLVWYGAKGIINFEQTGLTTGKLVAFIMYIQMFFRPIRMIADRYNTLQMGIVSSSRIMNLLDATEHVQENGEIKPTQIQGAVRFEHVWFAYNEANYVLKDINLDIQPGETVAIVGATGAGKSSIINLLNRFYEINRGSIQVDGIDIKAYELGSLRKNIGVVLQDVFLFSDTIFNNITLDHPEVTEDMVWHAADLVGARKFIDRLPGKLGYNVMERGSTLSVGQRQLISFIRAMVYDPRILILDEATSSVDSETEEMIQQAIGKMMKDRTSIVIAHRLSTIQKADKIIVLDHGEIKEIGRHEDLLLQEGYYAQLHRMQYKEFV
- a CDS encoding tetratricopeptide repeat protein translates to MKPIAITVALLCCFITPTYAQHGDDVDSLEYFSDQEDLEKATVYLDNLIKMDPTSAALRMRRAEWLVKMRQFDEAKKEFTKVIEIDPAIWQAHGQRGSIYLNSKQYDSAILDFTQIMGTSREVDSLTYSFRAYAYLESKNYKAASRDYDSIIRLRPKDPNLLNNRSYAREQLGDLKGALQDVNDAIDADKTYVRAYGPRALLYLRMGDRDEALASIEVYLKAYPRDEMANCLAGELLSHKRDYENAIPHLTVCVQKEARKDAYLLRAMAYYNTGDCSAAITDFLKILTFKLSAPEEAEALYHIGVCKNRQKPKSGCDYIRRAFQKGTYDEKQKHALLTECQ
- a CDS encoding ABC transporter ATP-binding protein; protein product: MKELKYLNKYLLKYKWLLLFGTLWVIISNIFQIVPAIIVRHSIDLVADNIRIFQAFKGTPQQQDYFKVFAFGILVYAGLILLMAFLRGIFLYFVRQTLIVMSRYVEYDLKNEIFEHYQTLPLSFYRRNNTGDLMNRIAEDVGRVRMYLGPAIMYGLQLITLFMMLIPFMFSKSPELTLYALSPLPFLSLSIFLVNNKMERRSEQIQKSQSRLSTFVQEAFSGIRVLKSFNREQQSLSKFESETDIYRRQSLKLTKVQSLFFPLIMGLIGISTILTVYAGSVQVIQGNLTFGNIAEFIIYVNLLTWPVTSLGWTSSLVQRAEASQKRINEFLKIQTNIVSEKKLDREIQGKLEFKNVSFTYPDTGIKALKNISFSIQPGESLAIIGTTGSGKSTVSALVSRLYDARDGEILIDGVPIADYDLHALRTQIGYVPQDVFLFSDTIYNNIGFGLKDPEEEKVIQAAKDADVYENIMGFPNGFSTRVGERGITLSGGQKQRVSIARAIVREPKILMLDDALSAVDTKTENTILNSLKRIMQGRTTIIISHRVSSAKLANRIVVLVDGHIVEEGTHDALIAAEGMYKDLFEKQGQLDEAEAKDYDQ
- a CDS encoding Glu/Leu/Phe/Val family dehydrogenase; this translates as MEIKELEKVQHAGIFGTLSQLGHEQVVFCQDSATGLKAIIAIHNTVLGPALGGTRMWNYTSEQEALTDVLRLSRGMTFKAAISGLNLGGGKAVIIGDANTMKTEAFLRRFGKFVNSLNGKYITAEDVNMKTTDMEFVAMETKHVTGLPESMGGGGDPSPVTAYGVYLGMKATAKKVYGNDSLSGKKIAVQGIGQVGMHLVEHLVKENATVYITDIHEAKVADIVRKHGVTAVGQDAIYDLDMDIYAPCALGATVNDDTIVRLKCSIIAGAANNQLKDEVKHGYMLVDRSIAYAPDFLINAGGLINVYNEYLGHYNRQRVMEQTEKIYDTCLNILNLATREKLSSQEAAIKLCEKRIAEMALVKVSR
- the nusB gene encoding transcription antitermination factor NusB, whose amino-acid sequence is MLNRRSLRIKVMQSLFALQQCKEANYELCLEKINEAFLPDLNSMEVQDKPLLNAQKKKAAKLFESTFAKHETSVDHEDAKIKKVVNECFVFYSKQTKKDTDFFRKNLVSEVEKIYDRYIEVLKLVPAFAELAAADKKVSHKNFVNNAWIKGLVESEALNKDALKLGRHWQDKPERVKVWFRDVIRQENEYLNYLDKKSPTLEDQKKFINHLYKKVILGKTVINDFFEEEVLRWAEDKDIVKGMVEKTIKSFDPEAKTPLTLHTLSINWDDDKAFIENLYDTTASLDVKYKELIANNTRNWEVDRLPLTDRVILEMAIAELLIFPNIPVKVSMNEYIELAKNYSTPNSRQFINGILDVIAKELKDAGTLKKSGRGLIDNK
- a CDS encoding YtxH domain-containing protein: MSKKSGNTLMAFLFGAAAGAILGILYAPDKGTNTREKLSFQLDKYRNMLQDLINDFVSGKETPLTSEAKSQGQKVVDEAKNKAERLLEDVDDLLEQIRGKKG
- a CDS encoding DUF1573 domain-containing protein; the protein is MKQYLVKPFILLAFVAVMTSACKDKNAEKRIAQLESRLAELEGKKTATPGAPAPTTPAPEAKPEGPLPKMEFQTQDHDFGTINEGDVVEYTYAFKNTGEAPLIIQGAQGSCGCTVPDWTKESIPVGGTGFVKAKFDSNGKSNIQNKTVTVTANTWPKQTVLRFKAMVTPKAGPAK